A single region of the Demequina sp. genome encodes:
- a CDS encoding alanine/ornithine racemase family PLP-dependent enzyme translates to MITPRIEVDLAAIEQNARTLVSRLARRGIAVTGVTKATLGSPDIAKAMIRGGVKRLGDSRVENLEALREAGVRVPLVLLRSPAPEWADRAVSSADFSLVSDLDVVTALSVAAGKRALTHGIVLMVELGDLREGVMVADALDAARTISRTRHLKLAGLGTNLACLSGVIPGDDQMQQLGAVAGTMRSLFGTSTPLFSGGNSANLGWALGRGRVGAINDLRLGESILLGLDPLTRTPIPGLRTDAFAVVGSVIESLSKPAAPWGHRAQSAFGAVAAPTARGSIIQTVVALGRQDIDPDGLTPPPGFRVLGASSDHLVLETPTRLPAGTEIRFGVDYSALMRAMTSPFVAERLIPVAVTA, encoded by the coding sequence ATGATCACACCCCGCATCGAGGTGGACCTCGCGGCCATCGAACAGAACGCGCGCACGCTGGTCTCGCGGCTGGCTCGGCGCGGGATTGCCGTGACCGGGGTGACCAAGGCCACGCTCGGGTCGCCGGACATCGCCAAGGCCATGATCCGTGGCGGCGTGAAGCGCCTGGGCGACTCCCGCGTGGAGAACCTTGAGGCGCTCCGGGAGGCGGGTGTGCGGGTGCCGCTCGTGCTGCTGCGCTCGCCCGCGCCCGAGTGGGCGGATCGCGCGGTGAGCAGCGCGGACTTTTCTCTAGTGAGCGACCTCGATGTCGTCACCGCCCTGTCGGTGGCCGCCGGGAAGCGGGCGCTCACGCACGGCATCGTGCTGATGGTGGAACTCGGCGATCTTCGTGAGGGCGTCATGGTTGCGGACGCGCTCGACGCCGCGCGCACCATCTCCCGTACGCGGCACCTTAAGCTCGCCGGGCTCGGCACCAACCTCGCGTGCCTGTCCGGAGTCATTCCGGGCGACGATCAGATGCAGCAGCTGGGGGCCGTCGCGGGGACCATGCGGTCGCTGTTCGGAACCTCAACGCCCCTGTTCAGCGGGGGAAACTCGGCGAACCTTGGCTGGGCACTTGGGCGCGGACGCGTTGGCGCGATCAACGATCTGAGGCTCGGGGAATCCATCCTCCTCGGGCTCGATCCGTTGACGCGCACGCCCATCCCTGGACTGCGGACGGACGCGTTCGCGGTGGTCGGGTCGGTCATCGAGTCGCTGTCGAAGCCCGCGGCGCCGTGGGGCCATCGTGCGCAGAGCGCGTTCGGCGCGGTCGCGGCGCCCACCGCGCGCGGCTCCATCATCCAGACCGTCGTCGCACTCGGCCGGCAGGACATCGATCCGGATGGCCTCACGCCGCCCCCGGGTTTCCGCGTGCTTGGAGCGAGCAGCGACCACCTCGTGCTCGAGACGCCGACGCGGTTGCCCGCAGGCACCGAGATTCGGTTTGGCGTGGACTACTCGGCGCTCATGCGTGCCATGACGTCGCCGTTTGTGGCAGAGCGCCTGATCCCCGTGGCCGTGACCGCGTAG
- a CDS encoding FKBP-type peptidyl-prolyl cis-trans isomerase, with translation MSESNLPQITRDAVGAPVPDFAGVELPSDLHVEVLEAGDGAPVAEGQSITVHYSGWLPDGSTFDSSWGRGEPISFVIARGSLIAGWVEGIVGQPVGSKLLLVVPPEKGYGARAVGPIPPNSTLVFAVDVLDAR, from the coding sequence ATGAGCGAATCGAACCTTCCCCAGATCACCCGCGATGCCGTTGGCGCACCCGTCCCCGACTTCGCCGGCGTGGAGCTGCCCAGCGACTTGCACGTCGAGGTGCTCGAGGCCGGCGACGGCGCTCCCGTCGCCGAGGGCCAGTCCATCACCGTGCACTACTCGGGGTGGCTGCCGGACGGCAGCACCTTCGACTCGTCGTGGGGTCGGGGCGAGCCGATTTCGTTCGTCATCGCGCGAGGTTCGCTCATCGCCGGGTGGGTCGAGGGCATCGTCGGCCAGCCCGTCGGCTCCAAGCTGCTGCTCGTGGTGCCCCCGGAGAAGGGCTACGGCGCGCGGGCGGTCGGCCCCATCCCGCCCAACTCGACGCTCGTGTTCGCGGTGGACGTCCTCGACGCGCGCTAA
- a CDS encoding N,N'-diacetylchitobiose phosphorylase: MQYGHFNDEAREYVITRPDTPRSWSNYLGSRLYGGIITQGAGGYSFYKSGGTGRVLRFRFNGVPQDEPGRFIYLRDDADGDFWSASWQPVGKPLRGRDGEGDETQASAVRHGLGYSIFESEYRGIRSEATFFIPKDQAFEYWSVKVTNDGPTPRQVSLFSYAELANEWNYRQDLENLQYSQYVVVAKYADGMISRKNSTRTAFSELWFGQAGADVASFDTDRDLFLGPYRTQAAPLGVERGTLSGSQTVGDNSCASLHSVLSLAPGETRQVIFMLGMGSPDAPWSDGDGLVHRPGREIIAEFGTPSRVDQELAAIREEWRDFLAPLQVATPDHEMNSMINVWHAYQTHMTFNWSRGVSLIEAGDRDGLGYRDTVQDMLAVTHAIPEAVRERLSMILTGQTAEGGALPLVKPFTHNPGHEPTPSLEKYRSDDPLWLPITVANFVYETGDVSYLDLDLPYADHGSATVFEHLKQAIQFSLDHRGANGLVQGLQADWNDCIQFGTTGESMFSTFLMANGARVVAELAELTGRDGDAAWARGVLESLAPVLEGAWDGDWYIRGISATGAKLGSDALDEGKIYLEPNVWAAISQTVPEDRAIGAMDSVQRRLSTEHGVALCAPAHTKEVPGVGLSLLVFPVGHKENGGIFCHANSWTIVAEGILGRGDRAYDYYRSYLPARYNDSAEVHQVEPYVYCQFTHGPESPRFGQARNPWLTGTASWSYVGVTQHILGIRPELAGLRIDPCLPEGWDGFQVTRQFRGMSLTINVVNPLGVATGVASVMIGKREVDLAGDSKRGALVAVAELADGAVLTVTMG, from the coding sequence ATGCAGTACGGCCACTTCAACGATGAAGCGCGCGAATACGTCATCACCCGCCCAGACACGCCCCGGTCGTGGTCCAACTACCTTGGCTCCCGCCTCTACGGCGGCATCATCACGCAGGGCGCGGGCGGGTACTCGTTCTATAAGTCCGGCGGCACGGGGCGCGTGCTGCGGTTCCGCTTCAACGGCGTGCCCCAGGACGAGCCAGGGCGCTTCATCTACCTCCGCGACGACGCGGACGGCGACTTCTGGAGCGCAAGCTGGCAGCCCGTCGGCAAGCCGCTGCGCGGGCGGGACGGAGAGGGAGACGAAACCCAAGCGTCAGCCGTGCGCCATGGCCTTGGCTACTCGATCTTCGAAAGCGAGTATCGCGGCATCCGCTCGGAGGCCACCTTCTTCATTCCCAAGGACCAGGCATTCGAGTACTGGTCGGTGAAGGTCACCAATGACGGCCCGACGCCGCGGCAGGTCTCGCTTTTCAGTTACGCCGAGCTCGCCAATGAGTGGAATTACCGCCAGGACCTCGAGAACCTCCAGTACTCCCAGTACGTGGTGGTGGCGAAGTACGCGGACGGGATGATCTCGCGGAAGAACTCCACGCGGACCGCCTTCTCCGAGCTGTGGTTTGGGCAGGCCGGGGCGGACGTGGCCTCGTTCGACACGGACCGCGACCTGTTCCTTGGGCCGTACCGGACGCAGGCCGCGCCTCTTGGCGTGGAGCGGGGGACGCTGAGCGGTTCGCAGACGGTTGGCGATAACTCGTGCGCGTCGCTGCACTCTGTCCTGTCGCTCGCGCCCGGCGAGACGCGGCAGGTGATCTTCATGCTCGGCATGGGCTCGCCCGATGCGCCGTGGTCCGACGGCGACGGGCTGGTCCACCGCCCGGGCCGCGAGATCATTGCGGAGTTTGGGACGCCCTCGCGAGTGGACCAGGAGCTTGCCGCGATCCGCGAGGAGTGGCGCGACTTCCTGGCGCCGCTGCAGGTGGCCACGCCGGATCACGAGATGAACTCGATGATCAACGTGTGGCACGCGTACCAGACGCACATGACGTTCAACTGGTCCCGCGGGGTATCCCTCATCGAGGCTGGCGATCGCGACGGGCTCGGGTACCGCGACACGGTGCAGGACATGCTCGCCGTGACGCATGCGATTCCGGAGGCGGTGCGCGAGCGGCTGTCGATGATCCTCACGGGGCAGACGGCCGAGGGCGGTGCGCTGCCCCTGGTGAAGCCGTTCACCCACAACCCGGGGCACGAGCCCACGCCGTCGCTCGAGAAGTACCGCTCCGACGACCCCCTGTGGCTCCCGATCACGGTGGCGAACTTCGTGTACGAGACCGGCGATGTCTCGTACCTTGACCTTGACCTGCCCTACGCCGACCACGGCTCGGCCACCGTGTTCGAGCACCTCAAGCAGGCCATCCAGTTCTCGCTGGACCACCGCGGGGCGAATGGGCTGGTTCAGGGTCTGCAGGCGGACTGGAACGACTGCATCCAGTTCGGGACCACCGGTGAGTCGATGTTCTCGACGTTCCTCATGGCGAACGGCGCGCGCGTGGTGGCTGAACTCGCCGAGCTCACGGGGCGGGATGGCGATGCTGCGTGGGCGCGGGGGGTGCTTGAGTCGCTGGCCCCGGTTCTTGAAGGCGCGTGGGACGGCGACTGGTACATCCGCGGCATCTCCGCCACCGGGGCCAAGCTGGGTTCGGACGCGCTCGACGAGGGAAAGATCTACCTCGAGCCCAACGTGTGGGCCGCCATCTCCCAAACCGTGCCAGAGGACAGGGCGATCGGGGCGATGGACTCGGTGCAGCGTCGGCTCTCTACCGAGCACGGAGTGGCGCTGTGCGCGCCCGCTCACACCAAAGAGGTGCCGGGGGTTGGGCTATCGCTCCTGGTATTCCCCGTCGGTCACAAGGAGAACGGCGGCATCTTCTGCCACGCGAACTCGTGGACCATCGTGGCCGAGGGCATCCTGGGCCGGGGAGACCGCGCGTATGACTACTACCGCTCGTACCTGCCCGCGCGCTACAACGATTCCGCGGAAGTCCACCAGGTGGAGCCGTACGTGTACTGCCAATTCACGCACGGGCCAGAGAGCCCCCGGTTTGGGCAGGCGCGCAACCCGTGGCTGACGGGAACGGCGTCGTGGTCTTACGTCGGGGTCACGCAGCACATCCTCGGGATCCGGCCGGAGCTCGCGGGGCTGCGCATTGACCCGTGCCTCCCGGAGGGCTGGGACGGCTTCCAGGTGACGCGTCAGTTCCGCGGCATGTCGCTGACGATCAACGTGGTCAACCCGCTCGGGGTGGCGACGGGCGTGGCGTCTGTGATGATCGGCAAGCGCGAGGTGGATCTGGCGGGCGACTCGAAGCGTGGGGCGCTGGTGGCGGTGGCCGAGCTCGCCGACGGCGCCGTGCTCACGGTCACGATGGGGTGA
- a CDS encoding glycosyltransferase family 4 protein: protein MRVWIVTVVHDPQDARIAVRELGTLLEDGHEVTFVASFSAYGRPVPDGVAGLDVPRSAGRHRLRAVRAARATLREAAAQADLILLHDPELLLSVMGQRRRLRGARIMWDVHEDVPTLVDSRAWLPRWAAAPIRWGLRRLLLWAERHLELIVAEESYLKNFRDPHPVVTNAVTIPAQVPPPSGNRVVYVGRVTAQRGGEELLALGALLAGTAELLVMGPADAGLAERLTSATERGELDWRGFVPNREALPLIEGAIAGLSLLHDVPNYRHSLPTKLAEYGAHGVPIITTPNPSSVDFVEHSGAGVVVPFADVEAVAEVISRLIEHPEEAATLAAAGRETASTLFNWAIASETFRSAVAGR, encoded by the coding sequence ATGCGAGTGTGGATCGTGACGGTCGTGCACGACCCTCAAGACGCGCGCATCGCGGTCCGCGAGTTGGGGACGCTTCTCGAGGACGGCCACGAGGTCACGTTCGTCGCCTCCTTCAGCGCTTACGGCAGGCCAGTGCCCGACGGTGTGGCTGGCCTGGACGTGCCGCGCTCGGCAGGGCGTCACCGCCTTCGCGCCGTTCGCGCCGCTCGCGCCACGCTCCGCGAGGCCGCTGCGCAAGCGGACCTGATCCTCCTTCATGACCCAGAGCTGCTGCTCTCTGTCATGGGGCAGCGTCGACGCCTGCGCGGCGCGCGCATCATGTGGGACGTCCATGAGGACGTACCCACCCTCGTCGACTCGCGCGCGTGGCTGCCGCGGTGGGCGGCCGCGCCCATCCGCTGGGGCCTGCGCCGCCTCCTGCTGTGGGCGGAGCGCCACCTCGAACTCATCGTGGCCGAGGAGTCGTACCTCAAGAACTTCCGCGACCCCCATCCGGTCGTCACGAATGCGGTGACGATCCCCGCTCAGGTGCCCCCGCCGTCGGGCAACCGGGTTGTGTACGTGGGTCGCGTGACCGCTCAACGCGGCGGCGAGGAGCTGCTCGCTCTTGGCGCGCTCCTGGCGGGGACCGCCGAGCTCCTGGTGATGGGCCCCGCGGATGCTGGGCTGGCCGAGCGCCTCACCTCCGCCACGGAGCGTGGCGAGCTGGACTGGCGCGGGTTCGTGCCGAACAGGGAGGCGCTGCCGCTCATCGAGGGGGCCATTGCCGGGCTGTCGCTGCTCCACGACGTGCCGAACTACCGGCACTCGCTGCCCACGAAACTCGCGGAATACGGCGCGCACGGCGTCCCCATCATCACCACGCCCAACCCGAGCTCCGTCGATTTTGTGGAGCACTCGGGTGCAGGGGTTGTAGTGCCATTCGCCGATGTCGAGGCCGTCGCCGAGGTCATCTCACGGCTGATTGAGCATCCGGAGGAGGCGGCGACGCTCGCCGCGGCGGGGCGAGAGACCGCGTCGACGCTCTTCAACTGGGCCATCGCCTCCGAAACGTTTCGCAGCGCGGTCGCGGGTCGGTAG
- a CDS encoding ABC transporter ATP-binding protein encodes MTDLPIDEPVLIADDVHVTYYVHGGKRSTSSGERGTLSKILGTGLGASGRRAVQAVKGVSFVANHGERIALIGHNGAGKSTLLRALAGLMPLSGGAVYAGGETSLLGVNAALSTSLTGAQNVTLGGLALGLSPQEVKDKFDDIVEFSGLGEFINLPMRAYSSGMAARLRFAISTAKIPDILMIDEALSTGDARFRKRSTEKMEEVRDHAGTVFLVSHNAQTVEQFCDRAIWLEQGRVVEDGPVSEVLPRYTASME; translated from the coding sequence TTGACTGACCTCCCGATCGATGAGCCCGTCCTCATTGCCGATGACGTCCACGTCACGTACTACGTGCACGGCGGCAAGCGGTCCACGAGCAGCGGCGAGCGCGGCACTCTGTCCAAGATCCTCGGCACCGGCCTCGGGGCAAGCGGTCGACGCGCGGTCCAGGCGGTCAAGGGCGTGAGTTTCGTCGCCAACCACGGAGAGCGGATCGCACTGATAGGCCACAACGGTGCAGGCAAGTCAACGCTGCTGCGGGCGCTTGCCGGCCTGATGCCCCTGAGCGGCGGTGCCGTGTACGCGGGTGGTGAGACGTCGCTGCTGGGCGTCAACGCGGCGCTGTCCACGTCGCTTACCGGCGCCCAGAACGTCACCCTCGGCGGCCTCGCCCTTGGCCTCAGCCCGCAAGAGGTGAAGGACAAGTTCGACGACATTGTCGAGTTCTCCGGCCTGGGCGAGTTCATCAACTTGCCCATGCGCGCGTACTCCTCGGGAATGGCCGCTCGTCTCCGCTTCGCGATCTCGACCGCGAAGATCCCCGACATCCTCATGATCGACGAGGCGCTCTCCACGGGCGATGCGCGCTTCCGCAAGCGCTCCACCGAGAAGATGGAGGAGGTGCGCGACCACGCGGGAACGGTGTTCCTCGTTAGCCACAACGCGCAGACCGTCGAGCAGTTCTGCGACCGCGCCATCTGGCTCGAGCAGGGCCGCGTGGTCGAGGACGGCCCGGTGAGCGAAGTCCTGCCGCGCTACACGGCCTCCATGGAGTAG
- a CDS encoding ABC transporter permease, translating into MTRGSSSAGEPTSAYAELAAKHGLVQQGVRGPFGAYLRDIWRSRNFIWELARTRTYSANENTYLGQLWAILNPLFFAGVYYLVFGVVLDTRGNVDNFVGFLVIGVFVFQFLSAALSSGASAIVSNTSMIRSLRFPRAALPISVVLTEFLTLLPAIVVMFVLVSFKERPSWEWLMAVPMFFIITIFNVGVALFMSRLTNHSRDLKNITPLISRVLRYMSGVFYPISYYTNESIGALILQYQPYALALDVIRAPLLSEFPIMWGHVLAMTGWAVIALVVGIVYFWRGEGKYGVD; encoded by the coding sequence GTGACCCGAGGCTCCTCGTCGGCGGGCGAGCCAACGTCCGCCTACGCGGAGCTCGCCGCCAAGCACGGGCTCGTCCAGCAGGGCGTGCGCGGGCCGTTCGGTGCCTATCTGCGCGACATCTGGCGCAGCCGGAACTTCATCTGGGAGCTCGCGCGGACGCGCACCTACTCGGCGAACGAGAACACGTACCTCGGTCAGCTCTGGGCGATCCTCAATCCGCTGTTCTTCGCGGGCGTCTACTACCTCGTCTTCGGCGTGGTCCTCGACACCCGGGGCAATGTCGACAACTTCGTCGGCTTCCTCGTCATCGGCGTGTTCGTGTTCCAGTTCCTGTCTGCGGCGCTGTCCAGCGGGGCGTCGGCGATCGTCTCCAATACGTCGATGATCCGGTCTCTGCGCTTTCCTCGGGCCGCGCTCCCCATCTCCGTCGTCCTCACGGAGTTCCTCACCCTGCTGCCCGCGATCGTGGTGATGTTCGTGCTCGTGAGCTTCAAAGAGAGGCCATCGTGGGAGTGGCTGATGGCGGTGCCGATGTTCTTCATCATCACCATCTTCAATGTGGGCGTTGCGCTGTTCATGTCGCGCCTCACGAACCACTCCCGCGACCTCAAGAACATCACGCCCCTCATCTCGCGCGTGCTGCGCTACATGTCTGGCGTCTTCTACCCGATCAGCTACTACACCAACGAGAGCATTGGCGCGCTCATCCTGCAGTACCAGCCGTATGCACTCGCGCTCGACGTCATCCGCGCTCCCCTGCTCTCCGAGTTCCCCATCATGTGGGGTCACGTGCTGGCGATGACGGGCTGGGCGGTCATCGCCCTCGTGGTGGGAATTGTGTACTTCTGGCGGGGAGAGGGGAAGTACGGCGTTGACTGA
- a CDS encoding nucleotide sugar dehydrogenase yields MAVDLVVVGLGYVGLPLVHEATKVGLSVAGYDISNRVIEGLNAGRSHVDDLSDDDIAKINATGFYATSDTAVFDDARTIVVCVPTPLSEQGGPDLGPVESAARAIAPHVSRGQLIVLESTTYPGTTEEVFQPILEAASGLKAGADFALAFSPERIDPGNPTYGLRNTPKIVGGVDAASTDRAAEFYGKVVDTVVRARGTREAESAKLLENTYRHLNIALVNEMARVFHKLDIDVWDVVRLAATKPFGFQAFYPGPGVGGHCIPIDPNYLSHHVRERLGEPFRLIELAQEINITAPGYVAQRAADALQADGVDVKGAKVLLLGVTYKANIADERESPSVDVAVALEKLGADVSFHDPRVAVWNVEGESLERVADLDAAIAAADIVVLLQNHHEYDVDAIARASSRLLDTRGVTSPGLAEHL; encoded by the coding sequence GTGGCTGTCGATCTGGTTGTAGTCGGGCTCGGGTATGTGGGCCTCCCACTGGTCCATGAGGCCACCAAGGTGGGCCTGTCCGTGGCCGGTTACGACATCTCAAACCGGGTGATCGAGGGGCTCAACGCCGGCCGCTCGCACGTCGACGACCTGAGCGACGACGACATCGCGAAGATCAACGCGACGGGCTTCTACGCCACGTCCGACACGGCCGTCTTCGACGACGCCCGGACCATCGTGGTGTGCGTCCCCACCCCGCTCTCCGAGCAGGGCGGCCCCGACCTGGGCCCCGTCGAGTCCGCCGCGCGCGCGATCGCCCCCCACGTCTCCCGTGGCCAGCTGATCGTGCTGGAGTCGACCACCTACCCGGGAACAACGGAGGAGGTCTTCCAGCCCATCCTGGAGGCAGCGTCGGGCCTCAAGGCCGGCGCAGACTTCGCGCTCGCCTTCTCGCCTGAGCGCATCGATCCAGGTAACCCCACGTATGGCCTGCGCAACACGCCAAAGATCGTCGGCGGGGTCGACGCGGCCTCGACCGATCGCGCTGCCGAGTTCTACGGCAAGGTCGTCGACACCGTGGTCCGCGCGCGAGGAACCCGTGAGGCCGAGTCCGCGAAGCTGCTCGAGAACACGTACCGCCACCTCAACATCGCGCTCGTGAACGAGATGGCGCGGGTGTTCCACAAGCTCGACATCGACGTGTGGGACGTCGTCCGTCTTGCCGCGACCAAGCCCTTCGGCTTCCAGGCCTTCTACCCCGGCCCCGGCGTCGGCGGGCACTGCATCCCCATCGACCCCAACTACCTCAGCCACCACGTGCGTGAGCGGCTCGGTGAGCCTTTCCGCCTCATCGAGCTGGCGCAAGAGATCAATATCACCGCGCCCGGATACGTCGCGCAGCGGGCGGCAGACGCGCTCCAGGCCGACGGCGTGGACGTCAAGGGCGCCAAGGTGCTGCTGCTCGGCGTGACCTACAAGGCCAACATCGCCGACGAGCGCGAGTCGCCGAGTGTCGACGTGGCCGTGGCGCTCGAGAAGCTGGGCGCCGACGTGAGCTTCCACGACCCGCGGGTTGCGGTGTGGAACGTCGAGGGGGAGTCGCTTGAGCGCGTCGCGGACCTCGATGCGGCGATCGCCGCGGCCGACATCGTGGTGCTGCTGCAGAACCACCATGAGTACGACGTCGACGCCATCGCGCGCGCGAGCAGCAGGCTGCTCGACACTCGCGGAGTCACGAGCCCCGGACTCGCGGAGCACCTGTGA